A genomic window from Tautonia rosea includes:
- a CDS encoding HD domain-containing protein yields MSVSYDEAWNLLHDWTASPSLLLHAKTVEAVMLRAAHQYGRGAADEQRWAITGLLHDADYDRWPDEHPRHIVSWLEERGEPEIAHAISSHFTRWGVPAETPLDRALLACDELTGFIVACCLVRPDGISTLSASSVKKKLKDRSFAAKVDRDEVRLGVEHLGVSLDDHIRFIIDAVSPHANDFGLGPRPARGS; encoded by the coding sequence ATGAGCGTTTCGTACGACGAGGCCTGGAACCTGTTGCACGACTGGACCGCCTCACCCTCGCTGCTCCTCCACGCGAAGACGGTTGAAGCGGTCATGCTCCGCGCCGCCCACCAGTACGGTCGTGGTGCCGCGGATGAGCAGCGTTGGGCAATCACCGGGCTGCTCCACGATGCCGATTACGACCGCTGGCCCGACGAACACCCTCGCCACATTGTTTCCTGGCTGGAAGAACGCGGCGAACCTGAGATCGCCCATGCGATTTCGAGTCATTTCACTCGATGGGGAGTCCCCGCCGAGACTCCCCTCGATCGCGCCCTGCTCGCCTGCGACGAGTTAACAGGCTTTATCGTGGCCTGCTGCCTTGTCCGGCCCGATGGAATCTCGACCCTCAGCGCATCGAGCGTCAAGAAGAAGCTCAAGGACCGCTCCTTCGCTGCCAAGGTTGACCGCGACGAGGTCCGCCTTGGGGTCGAACACCTTGGGGTCTCCCTCGACGATCACATCCGCTTCATCATCGACGCGGTCTCCCCTCACGCGAACGACTTCGGCCTCGGACCCCGTCCTGCCCGAGGTTCGTGA
- a CDS encoding 3-keto-disaccharide hydrolase has translation MFPSLTVRTLAALGLLAGGAFALEAAMSSQQDAPKLGYDDTPFLPGGTYRVHDGTRPQPPVIEPGTSSTQDEPGKPPSDAVVLFDGTDLSAWALPNGQEAPWLVEDGTIRVAPRTGSIQTKQEFGDCQLHLEFASPEPASGSGQGRGNSGIMFFGRYEIQVLDCFENQTYPDGQTGAIYGQYPPLVNASRPPGQWQTFDIIFKAPKFNDDGSVAEPAYATVFHNGVLLHHHTPLIGAVAFREVARYQPHGPKGPLMLQDHGDPVRFRNIWIRELKGYDEG, from the coding sequence ATGTTCCCAAGCCTGACCGTCCGCACACTCGCCGCCCTCGGCCTGCTCGCCGGAGGCGCGTTTGCCCTGGAGGCCGCGATGTCGTCGCAGCAAGATGCACCGAAGCTCGGCTACGACGATACCCCGTTCCTCCCTGGTGGCACCTACCGCGTCCACGATGGTACCCGGCCGCAACCCCCCGTGATCGAGCCCGGCACCTCTAGCACCCAGGACGAGCCCGGCAAACCTCCCTCAGATGCGGTCGTCCTTTTTGACGGAACCGACCTGTCCGCCTGGGCCTTACCAAACGGTCAGGAGGCCCCCTGGCTTGTCGAAGACGGAACCATCCGCGTCGCCCCTCGAACCGGATCAATCCAAACGAAGCAGGAATTCGGCGACTGCCAACTCCACCTCGAATTCGCCAGCCCTGAACCCGCCAGCGGGAGCGGCCAGGGACGCGGCAACAGCGGCATCATGTTCTTCGGCCGCTACGAAATTCAGGTGCTCGACTGCTTCGAGAACCAGACCTACCCCGATGGACAAACCGGCGCGATCTACGGCCAGTACCCACCCCTGGTCAACGCCTCTCGCCCTCCCGGCCAGTGGCAGACCTTCGACATCATCTTCAAAGCGCCGAAGTTCAACGACGACGGTTCGGTCGCTGAACCGGCCTACGCCACCGTGTTCCATAACGGCGTCTTACTCCACCATCACACGCCGCTTATCGGCGCCGTTGCCTTCCGAGAGGTCGCCCGTTACCAGCCTCACGGTCCGAAAGGTCCCTTGATGCTCCAGGATCACGGCGATCCCGTCCGATTCCGGAACATCTGGATTCGCGAGCTGAAGGGCTACGACGAGGGTTAA
- a CDS encoding YybH family protein, whose amino-acid sequence MASLTLSVLLLVWTTAPAQDAAATATRLLEAGAATFNSKDAAGMAANYTDDAAITLYSTTDSSMQTQHYRGKERIQKLYADLFKDSAQITSRNVVEYARFVGPDLLVIGGTFEPDIGGSLILQFVQVRVREEGGVWRIQNLQLFPIPNS is encoded by the coding sequence ATGGCATCGTTGACACTGAGCGTCTTGCTTCTGGTATGGACGACTGCTCCAGCCCAGGATGCCGCGGCCACCGCGACCCGGTTGCTCGAAGCCGGGGCGGCGACCTTCAATTCAAAAGATGCTGCCGGCATGGCAGCGAACTACACGGATGATGCGGCCATCACCCTGTATTCGACCACGGATAGTAGCATGCAAACGCAGCACTACCGTGGAAAAGAACGCATCCAAAAACTCTACGCGGATCTGTTCAAGGATTCGGCTCAGATCACGTCACGAAACGTGGTCGAATACGCGCGCTTTGTCGGGCCAGACTTGCTCGTGATCGGTGGGACCTTCGAGCCTGATATTGGGGGTTCACTCATTTTACAATTCGTGCAGGTCCGCGTTCGAGAAGAAGGCGGAGTCTGGCGGATTCAGAACTTGCAACTGTTCCCAATCCCGAACTCGTAA